A single window of Phaenicophaeus curvirostris isolate KB17595 chromosome 7, BPBGC_Pcur_1.0, whole genome shotgun sequence DNA harbors:
- the MMADHC gene encoding cobalamin trafficking protein CblD isoform X2: MEFVKVLCRRARLVTYLPGVCSLVKRVVNPKTFSTAGSSGSDEPHVAATPPDLCPRTVWPDEVMGPFGPQDQRFQLPGNIGFDCHLNGTASQKKSQVTKCLPDILAEPSASERHEFVMAQYINEFQGADVPQKQQINNAETYFESAKVECAVQACPELLRKDFASMFPEVNANRLTVLTVTQKTENDMTVWSQEVEDEREVLLENFINGAKEICYALCAEGYWADFIDPYSGLAFFGPYTNNTLFETDERYCHLGFAVDDLGCCKVIRHNIWGTHVVVGSIFTNADPDSPIMRKLSGN, encoded by the exons ATGGAATTCGTAAAG GTGCTCTGTAGAAGAGCAAGGTTGGTCACCTACCTACCAGGGGTTTGTTCCTTAGTCAAAAGAGTTGTAAATCCCAAGACTTTTTCTACAGCAGGTTCCTCTGGCTCAGATGAGCCTCATGTTGCTGCTACACCTCCTGATTTAt GTCCAAGAACTGTCTGGCCAGATGAAGTGATGGGTCCATTTGGTCCTCAGGACCAGAGATTCCAGTTGCCGGGTAATATTGGCTTTGACTGTCACCTGAATGGCACTGCTTCTCAGAAGAAAAGCCAAGTTACGAAGTGTCTGCCTGACATATTAGCAGAGCCTTCAGCAAGTGAAAGGCATGAATTTGTAATGGCACAATACATAAATGAATTTCAG gGTGCTGATGTTCCGCAAAAGCAGCAGATCAATAATGCCGAAACATACTTTGAAAGTGCGAAGGTGGAATGTGCAGTACAAGCTTGTCCTGAGCTCTTACGAAAAG ACTTCGCGTCAATGTTTCCAGAGGTGAATGCCAACCGTTTAACAGTCCTAACTGTCACCCAGAAGACTGAAAATGATATGACCGTATGGAGTCAAGAAGTGGAAGATGAGAGAGAAGTGCTGTTAGAAAAT TTCATTAATGGTGCTAAGGAAATTTGCTATGCACTTTGTGCTGAAGGCTATTGGGCCGACTTCATCGATCCATACTCAGGACTGGCA TTCTTTGGACCCTACACAAACAACACTCTCTTTGAAACAGATGAGCGCTACTGCCACTTGGGATTTGCCGTTGATGATCTTGGCTGCTGCAAAGTTATTCGTCATAACATCTGGGGTACTCATGTGGTCGTAGGAAGTATTTTCACTAATGCTGACCCTGACAGCCCCATCATGAGAAAACTAAGTGGAAACTAG
- the MMADHC gene encoding cobalamin trafficking protein CblD isoform X3 produces the protein MATVLCRRARLVTYLPGVCSLVKRVVNPKTFSTAGSSGSDEPHVAATPPDLCPRTVWPDEVMGPFGPQDQRFQLPGNIGFDCHLNGTASQKKSQVTKCLPDILAEPSASERHEFVMAQYINEFQGADVPQKQQINNAETYFESAKVECAVQACPELLRKDFASMFPEVNANRLTVLTVTQKTENDMTVWSQEVEDEREVLLENFINGAKEICYALCAEGYWADFIDPYSGLAFFGPYTNNTLFETDERYCHLGFAVDDLGCCKVIRHNIWGTHVVVGSIFTNADPDSPIMRKLSGN, from the exons ATGGCCACC GTGCTCTGTAGAAGAGCAAGGTTGGTCACCTACCTACCAGGGGTTTGTTCCTTAGTCAAAAGAGTTGTAAATCCCAAGACTTTTTCTACAGCAGGTTCCTCTGGCTCAGATGAGCCTCATGTTGCTGCTACACCTCCTGATTTAt GTCCAAGAACTGTCTGGCCAGATGAAGTGATGGGTCCATTTGGTCCTCAGGACCAGAGATTCCAGTTGCCGGGTAATATTGGCTTTGACTGTCACCTGAATGGCACTGCTTCTCAGAAGAAAAGCCAAGTTACGAAGTGTCTGCCTGACATATTAGCAGAGCCTTCAGCAAGTGAAAGGCATGAATTTGTAATGGCACAATACATAAATGAATTTCAG gGTGCTGATGTTCCGCAAAAGCAGCAGATCAATAATGCCGAAACATACTTTGAAAGTGCGAAGGTGGAATGTGCAGTACAAGCTTGTCCTGAGCTCTTACGAAAAG ACTTCGCGTCAATGTTTCCAGAGGTGAATGCCAACCGTTTAACAGTCCTAACTGTCACCCAGAAGACTGAAAATGATATGACCGTATGGAGTCAAGAAGTGGAAGATGAGAGAGAAGTGCTGTTAGAAAAT TTCATTAATGGTGCTAAGGAAATTTGCTATGCACTTTGTGCTGAAGGCTATTGGGCCGACTTCATCGATCCATACTCAGGACTGGCA TTCTTTGGACCCTACACAAACAACACTCTCTTTGAAACAGATGAGCGCTACTGCCACTTGGGATTTGCCGTTGATGATCTTGGCTGCTGCAAAGTTATTCGTCATAACATCTGGGGTACTCATGTGGTCGTAGGAAGTATTTTCACTAATGCTGACCCTGACAGCCCCATCATGAGAAAACTAAGTGGAAACTAG
- the MMADHC gene encoding cobalamin trafficking protein CblD isoform X1 produces the protein MLLLIKYRSNNRMLIKLDFTETRLIIIIVVLCRRARLVTYLPGVCSLVKRVVNPKTFSTAGSSGSDEPHVAATPPDLCPRTVWPDEVMGPFGPQDQRFQLPGNIGFDCHLNGTASQKKSQVTKCLPDILAEPSASERHEFVMAQYINEFQGADVPQKQQINNAETYFESAKVECAVQACPELLRKDFASMFPEVNANRLTVLTVTQKTENDMTVWSQEVEDEREVLLENFINGAKEICYALCAEGYWADFIDPYSGLAFFGPYTNNTLFETDERYCHLGFAVDDLGCCKVIRHNIWGTHVVVGSIFTNADPDSPIMRKLSGN, from the exons ATGCTATTACTGATAAAATATAGAAGTAATAATAGAATGCTTATTAAACTTGATTTTACAGAAACACGGTTGATCATAATTATAGTT GTGCTCTGTAGAAGAGCAAGGTTGGTCACCTACCTACCAGGGGTTTGTTCCTTAGTCAAAAGAGTTGTAAATCCCAAGACTTTTTCTACAGCAGGTTCCTCTGGCTCAGATGAGCCTCATGTTGCTGCTACACCTCCTGATTTAt GTCCAAGAACTGTCTGGCCAGATGAAGTGATGGGTCCATTTGGTCCTCAGGACCAGAGATTCCAGTTGCCGGGTAATATTGGCTTTGACTGTCACCTGAATGGCACTGCTTCTCAGAAGAAAAGCCAAGTTACGAAGTGTCTGCCTGACATATTAGCAGAGCCTTCAGCAAGTGAAAGGCATGAATTTGTAATGGCACAATACATAAATGAATTTCAG gGTGCTGATGTTCCGCAAAAGCAGCAGATCAATAATGCCGAAACATACTTTGAAAGTGCGAAGGTGGAATGTGCAGTACAAGCTTGTCCTGAGCTCTTACGAAAAG ACTTCGCGTCAATGTTTCCAGAGGTGAATGCCAACCGTTTAACAGTCCTAACTGTCACCCAGAAGACTGAAAATGATATGACCGTATGGAGTCAAGAAGTGGAAGATGAGAGAGAAGTGCTGTTAGAAAAT TTCATTAATGGTGCTAAGGAAATTTGCTATGCACTTTGTGCTGAAGGCTATTGGGCCGACTTCATCGATCCATACTCAGGACTGGCA TTCTTTGGACCCTACACAAACAACACTCTCTTTGAAACAGATGAGCGCTACTGCCACTTGGGATTTGCCGTTGATGATCTTGGCTGCTGCAAAGTTATTCGTCATAACATCTGGGGTACTCATGTGGTCGTAGGAAGTATTTTCACTAATGCTGACCCTGACAGCCCCATCATGAGAAAACTAAGTGGAAACTAG